Proteins encoded by one window of Pseudomonas sp. PSKL.D1:
- a CDS encoding cellulase family glycosylhydrolase: MPFLRPVLQASALFCLLLLPLAGQASAWVVSVDEKSGLPNLTLGGGPAMVPRFDFWGANWDWTGFGTVFKVNGPFDYSLTGKNPQLDFDLKAAITRPQVQTLSWAFDLTAHSLKRDVMGGGMVFRFDPALISGEMGDPVLLPGNRGWAWGTPTRRIEMRVEPALARVYFERGDTSEIRAFFYTDPIQPGQQQFKATVNVTGDIALGATPTERFGLADPSQWPDDQLDWRTAPVDLSFLNATEKPAGKRGFVKADGENLLFADNTPARFWGTNLSAYALFNTPDDEIRHQAKRLSALGFNLVRLHHHDSPWVNPNLFGDMQALRNTGQLSEASLKKIDWWIKCLKDEGIYVWLDMHVERIVTANDNIYAFDELAKGENHTGIKGYAYVNVTLQQAMKRFAEQYLSHVNSFTGLAYKDDPAIAGVLITNENDITQHFGNALLPDKNVPKHSRLYMDHAKAFAARTGLPADQAWRAWEPGPAKLFLNDLERRFNVDMIAHLRGLGVKVPIVTTSTWGGNGLAALPALTAGDVVDAHAYGGIGQLEKNPLTTDGMIHWLGAAQVLGKPMTVTEWNAEPFPLPDRHALPLYVAATAAHQGWQAMMQYAYSQQAFTEGWRRADNWHAYNDPALLATLPAAALLYRREDVHMATTRYVFAPSPATLFGQFITPGNSVLLRTAMEKGRLQIAMPSTPELPWLQAGAVPGDAQVLKDPNQSLLAADADEAVSDTGELRRNWQQGIYTINTPLTQAASGWLGGRSTEVGDIRIDLKTPYASVAVQSLDAKPLNQSRSLLISLGTRAVPRPDDMTPFHVEPLQGTLNIRAPAGLKLHTRSSDGKETVLATDYKNGRYAISFDGKQMSNWLFLK; the protein is encoded by the coding sequence ATGCCCTTCTTGCGCCCGGTACTCCAGGCTTCGGCACTGTTCTGCCTGCTGTTATTGCCACTGGCCGGGCAGGCTTCGGCCTGGGTCGTCAGCGTTGACGAAAAGAGCGGCCTGCCCAACCTTACCCTGGGTGGCGGGCCGGCGATGGTGCCGCGCTTCGACTTTTGGGGGGCGAACTGGGACTGGACCGGTTTTGGCACCGTATTCAAGGTCAACGGCCCGTTTGACTACAGCCTGACGGGCAAGAACCCGCAGCTGGACTTCGACCTCAAGGCGGCAATCACCCGGCCCCAGGTACAAACGCTGAGCTGGGCTTTCGACCTCACGGCGCACAGCCTCAAGCGCGACGTGATGGGGGGCGGCATGGTGTTTCGCTTCGACCCGGCGTTGATCAGCGGCGAAATGGGCGACCCGGTGCTGTTGCCCGGCAACCGTGGCTGGGCGTGGGGCACACCAACCCGGCGTATCGAAATGCGCGTTGAACCTGCCTTGGCCAGGGTGTATTTCGAGCGTGGCGACACCTCGGAGATCCGCGCTTTCTTTTACACCGACCCTATCCAACCCGGGCAGCAACAGTTCAAGGCCACGGTGAACGTGACGGGGGACATTGCCCTGGGCGCAACACCGACCGAGCGCTTTGGCCTCGCCGACCCCAGCCAATGGCCGGATGATCAACTCGACTGGCGCACCGCCCCCGTCGACCTGTCGTTCCTCAACGCCACCGAAAAACCGGCCGGCAAGCGGGGGTTCGTCAAAGCGGACGGCGAAAACCTGCTGTTCGCCGACAACACCCCGGCGCGCTTCTGGGGCACCAACCTGTCAGCCTATGCCCTGTTCAACACCCCCGACGATGAAATCCGGCATCAGGCCAAACGCCTGTCGGCCCTGGGCTTCAACCTTGTGCGCCTGCACCACCACGACTCGCCCTGGGTCAACCCCAACCTGTTCGGCGACATGCAGGCCCTGCGCAACACAGGGCAGCTGAGCGAGGCCTCGCTGAAGAAGATCGACTGGTGGATCAAGTGCCTCAAGGACGAAGGCATCTACGTGTGGCTCGACATGCATGTGGAGCGCATCGTCACCGCGAACGACAACATCTACGCCTTCGACGAACTGGCAAAAGGTGAAAACCACACCGGCATCAAAGGCTACGCCTACGTCAACGTCACGCTCCAGCAGGCGATGAAGCGCTTCGCCGAGCAGTACCTCAGCCACGTCAACAGCTTCACCGGCCTTGCCTACAAGGACGACCCGGCGATTGCCGGCGTACTGATCACCAACGAAAACGACATCACCCAGCATTTCGGCAACGCCTTGCTGCCCGACAAAAACGTGCCCAAGCACAGCCGCCTGTACATGGACCACGCCAAGGCCTTCGCCGCCCGCACCGGCCTGCCCGCCGACCAGGCCTGGCGCGCCTGGGAGCCCGGCCCGGCCAAGCTGTTTCTCAACGACCTGGAGCGGCGCTTCAACGTCGACATGATCGCGCACCTGCGCGGGCTGGGCGTGAAAGTGCCCATCGTCACCACCAGCACCTGGGGTGGCAACGGCCTGGCCGCCCTGCCCGCGCTGACCGCCGGCGACGTGGTCGATGCCCACGCCTACGGCGGCATAGGCCAACTGGAGAAGAACCCGCTGACCACCGACGGCATGATCCACTGGCTGGGTGCCGCCCAGGTACTGGGCAAGCCGATGACCGTCACCGAATGGAACGCCGAACCCTTCCCCCTGCCCGACCGCCACGCGCTGCCGCTGTACGTGGCCGCCACCGCCGCCCACCAGGGCTGGCAAGCCATGATGCAGTACGCCTACAGCCAGCAGGCCTTTACCGAAGGCTGGCGCCGGGCCGACAACTGGCACGCCTACAACGACCCGGCGCTGCTGGCCACCCTCCCCGCTGCCGCGCTGCTGTACCGCCGCGAGGACGTGCACATGGCCACTACCCGCTATGTATTTGCCCCCTCGCCTGCCACCCTGTTCGGCCAGTTCATCACCCCGGGCAACTCGGTGCTGCTGCGCACGGCCATGGAAAAGGGCCGGTTGCAGATCGCCATGCCATCAACGCCTGAACTGCCGTGGTTGCAAGCGGGCGCTGTGCCGGGTGACGCCCAGGTACTCAAAGACCCGAATCAGTCGTTGCTGGCTGCCGATGCCGATGAAGCCGTGTCCGACACCGGTGAACTGCGGCGCAACTGGCAGCAAGGCATCTACACCATCAACACGCCCCTGACCCAGGCCGCCAGCGGTTGGCTGGGCGGCCGCTCGACGGAGGTGGGAGATATCAGGATTGACTTGAAAACACCCTATGCCAGCGTCGCGGTGCAAAGCCTGGACGCCAAACCGCTCAATCAATCGCGCAGCTTGCTGATCTCGCTGGGCACGCGCGCCGTACCCCGGCCCGATGACATGACCCCGTTCCATGTTGAACCCCTGCAAGGCACGCTGAACATACGCGCCCCCGCCGGGTTGAAGCTGCACACACGCAGCAGTGACGGAAAAGAAACCGTGTTGGCCACTGACTATAAAAACGGCCGTTACGCCATCAGCTTCGACGGCAAGCAGATGAGCAATTGGCTGTTCCTGAAATAG
- a CDS encoding O-antigen ligase family protein, protein MPEHFRALIVILFVTSVVFFLARRPANDLIPDRDFKRRRNLWFLITLLAFFSHSFWVYTAAAMITLFVARRREHNTLALFFMLVFAIPPAAVEIPGFGVINYLIELNHIRILALCVLLPAALALSKQSDTLRFGRTLPDKLLAASLVLMTLLYLRDTTVTDTLRQGVSVYLDVFLPYYVASRGLKTLQDFKDALLAFVLAAFLLAIIAVAEYSRHWLLYNGLINAMGVQWSMSSYLSRGGALRASATTGQAIALAYVISVAIGLYLFVQAYVRSGWQRLMGALLLAAGLVVPLSRGPWIGTVVIIGVFIATGKRAFKRLLLLACAGLLALPMLTVVPGGEKVLDLLPFVGNLEKENITYRQRLLDNSWITIQRNPLFGSFDFRSTPEMQSMIQGEGIIDIVNSYISLALRFGLVGMSLFIAFFASVLWAIFKALRAFPDKEDEHRRLGRALLATLIGIMVIIFTVSSITVIPVVYWSVGGLGVAYAQMVRRLRFAESAELSPSVLQPR, encoded by the coding sequence ATGCCTGAACATTTTCGTGCGCTGATCGTCATTTTGTTCGTCACCAGCGTGGTGTTTTTTCTCGCGCGGCGGCCAGCCAACGACCTGATCCCCGACCGGGACTTCAAGCGGCGGCGCAACCTGTGGTTTCTGATTACCCTGCTGGCGTTCTTTTCCCACAGCTTTTGGGTGTACACGGCTGCGGCGATGATCACCTTGTTCGTGGCCCGTCGGCGCGAGCACAACACCTTGGCGCTGTTCTTCATGCTGGTGTTCGCCATCCCGCCTGCCGCAGTGGAGATCCCGGGCTTTGGCGTGATCAACTACCTGATCGAACTCAACCATATCCGCATCCTGGCCTTGTGCGTGCTGTTGCCCGCGGCCTTGGCCTTGAGCAAGCAGAGTGACACCCTGCGCTTTGGCCGCACCCTGCCCGACAAGTTACTGGCCGCCAGCCTGGTGCTGATGACCCTGCTCTACCTGCGCGACACCACGGTAACCGACACCCTGCGCCAGGGCGTGTCGGTGTACCTGGACGTGTTCCTGCCGTATTACGTCGCCAGCCGCGGCCTGAAGACCCTGCAAGACTTCAAGGACGCCCTGCTGGCCTTCGTGCTGGCCGCCTTCCTGCTGGCAATCATTGCCGTGGCCGAGTACAGCCGCCACTGGCTGCTGTACAACGGCCTGATCAACGCCATGGGCGTGCAGTGGAGCATGTCCAGCTACCTCAGCCGGGGTGGCGCCCTGCGCGCCAGTGCCACCACCGGCCAGGCAATTGCCCTGGCCTACGTGATCAGCGTGGCCATCGGCTTGTACCTGTTCGTACAGGCCTACGTGCGCAGCGGCTGGCAGCGCCTGATGGGTGCTTTGCTGCTGGCCGCCGGGCTGGTGGTGCCGCTGTCGCGCGGCCCCTGGATTGGCACCGTGGTGATCATTGGCGTGTTCATCGCCACCGGCAAGCGCGCATTCAAGCGCTTGTTGTTGCTGGCCTGCGCCGGTTTGTTGGCGTTGCCGATGCTGACCGTGGTACCGGGGGGCGAAAAGGTGCTCGACCTGTTGCCGTTCGTGGGCAACCTTGAGAAAGAGAACATCACCTACCGCCAGCGCCTGCTGGACAACTCGTGGATCACCATCCAGCGCAACCCGCTGTTCGGCTCGTTCGATTTCCGCAGTACCCCCGAGATGCAGTCGATGATCCAGGGCGAAGGCATCATCGACATCGTCAACAGCTACATCAGCCTGGCGTTGCGCTTCGGCCTGGTGGGTATGTCGCTGTTCATTGCCTTTTTTGCCAGTGTGTTGTGGGCGATCTTCAAGGCCCTGCGGGCATTCCCCGACAAGGAGGATGAGCATCGGCGCCTTGGGCGCGCCTTGCTGGCAACGCTGATCGGCATCATGGTGATCATTTTCACCGTCAGCAGCATCACCGTCATCCCGGTGGTGTACTGGTCGGTGGGCGGCCTGGGCGTGGCGTATGCGCAGATGGTGCGCAGGCTCAGGTTTGCAGAAAGCGCCGAACTTTCCCCTTCCGTACTCCAACCCAGGTAA